From a single Aspergillus puulaauensis MK2 DNA, chromosome 2, nearly complete sequence genomic region:
- the MEF2 gene encoding mitochondrial elongation factor MEF2 (COG:J;~EggNog:ENOG410PGST;~InterPro:IPR000640,IPR027417,IPR035647,IPR005225, IPR041095,IPR035649,IPR000795,IPR031157,IPR009022, IPR030851,IPR020568,IPR009000;~PFAM:PF14492,PF00009;~go_component: GO:0005739 - mitochondrion [Evidence IEA];~go_function: GO:0003924 - GTPase activity [Evidence IEA];~go_function: GO:0005525 - GTP binding [Evidence IEA];~go_process: GO:0032790 - ribosome disassembly [Evidence IEA]), whose amino-acid sequence MASTLLLRGNRTGRAVRYFGRSPARCGALESVPSLLSNGSKYPSLRSFSTFKPLYQPDLDQTRNIGIIAHIDAGKTTTTERMLYYSGFTRRIGDVDEGSTVTDFLPAERSRGITIQSAAITFHWPPGESTGAAQRDPQVPRSASPHLVNLIDTPGHADFTFEVLRSLRILDGAVCILDGVAGVEAQTEQVWHQASIYNIPRIVYVNKLDRDGAAFGRTVREVASRLKGWPAVCQVPWFEGGNGSFVGVADAINLQGLRWDGGDGKTVKRYSLQELDDAESRLAQELRRARVALVELLSEHDEAIVEKFFECEEDHLSVSPGDISNSLRRCLLERKGRKIIPVFAGASFRNIGVQPLLDSVVDLLPNPQETPDPEVAIGDVKGGLRRLLSGDLLVEQKEKAAPAKGKQKKRSAIVADSRSAIKQLHGCGLAFKVVNDSKRGVLVYVRVYSGSLDRGSLLFNTNLNLSERAPRLLKMYANDAVEVDSIAEGQIGVVVGLKHARTGDTLVACSTNKPTPPEPLNTLQLRPIDVPPPVFFASVEPHSLSEEKRMHESLALLLREDPSLHVNIDEDSGQTLLSGMGELHLEIARDRLINDLKTKASMGPIEIGYRECPLGTSGPVTKIFDKEIAGRKGKAGCTALVEVFDPETSPSPDEDALSVETANGNQIVILAPELQVETNKKGIEESPILPPGLDVDSVRAAVQNGCLAALARGPQFTFPMHSTRVTLSLNPAAHIFGSDTTAASLSAAARLATSTALSNLLSNPAGAAASLGTSLMEPLMNVIISIDEASLGAVVHDISSSRGGHIVSLDEEIPITSTNLSTPNEELDADLPPIDPSKVYAPPDPFQSSTVVDTSLASGSVNRPRTITAKVPLKEMVGYLKHLRSLSAGRGTFVMSVDRFEKMSPPRQKAVLTELRGGY is encoded by the coding sequence ATGGCATCAACTCTACTTTTGCGCGGCAACCGGACCGGTCGAGCTGTACGATATTTCGGCCGTTCTCCAGCCAGGTGCGGCGCGCTTGAATCAGTACCCAGTTTGCTCTCCAACGGGTCGAAATATCCTAGCCTACGAAGCTTTTCCACGTTCAAACCACTATATCAACCCGACCTCGACCAGACCCGGAATATCGGCATCATAGCACACATTGATGCGgggaagacgacgaccacAGAGCGTATGCTCTATTACAGTGGGTTTACACGGCGGATAGGAGATGTAGATGAAGGGTCTACAGTGACGGATTTTCTACCTGCAGAACGTTCCCGCGGCATTACTATCCAGTCCGCCGCGATCACCTTCCACTGGCCACCTGGAGAGAGCACCGGTGCTGCTCAACGAGACCCGCAAGTCCCTAGATCTGCCTCGCCACATTTAGTGAACCTTATTGATACGCCAGGGCATGCAGACTTTACATTTGAGGTCCTGCGGTCATTGCGTATTCTTGATGGCGCAGTGTGTATTTTGGATGGTGTGGCGGGTGTAGAAGCGCAAACTGAACAGGTTTGGCATCAGGCAAGCATATATAACATCCCCCGGATTGTATACGTGAACAAATTAGACAGGGATGGCGCAGCTTTTGGCAGAACGGTACGAGAAGTCGCTTCTCGGCTCAAAGGATGGCCCGCTGTTTGCCAGGTTCCGTGGTTTGAAGGAGGCAACGGAAGCTTCGTTGGAGTTGCAGATGCCATCAACTTACAAGGGCTCCGGTGggatggaggcgatgggAAAACAGTGAAAAGGTACAGCCTTCAAGAATTGGATGATGCCGAGAGCAGACTTGCGCAGGAGCTCCGCCGCGCGCGAGTAGCCCTAGTCGAACTGCTGAGTGAACATGACGAAGCCATTGTCGAGAAATTCTTCGAATGTGAAGAAGACCACCTCTCAGTTTCTCCCGGTGACATTTCGAATAGCCTACGTCGGTGTCTCTTGGAGAGAAAGGGGAGGAAAATCATCCCGGTTTTTGCTGGTGCTAGTTTCCGCAACATCGGCGTGCAACCATTGCTTGACAGCGTTGTTGATCTCCTCCCTAACCCCCAGGAGACCCCTGATCCAGAAGTAGCCATTGGTGATGTCAAAGGCGGCCTAAGGCGCTTGCTGTCCGGAGATCTGCTTGTGgaacagaaagaaaaagcgGCACCGGCAAAGGggaagcaaaagaagagatCTGCAATAGTAGCTGACAGTCGCAGCGCCATTAAGCAGTTGCATGGCTGTGGGTTGGCATTTAAGGTGGTCAACGACTCAAAGCGAGGAGTCCTTGTATACGTTCGAGTCTACTCTGGTTCCTTGGACCGAGGCAGCCTTTTGTTCAACACCAACTTAAACCTTTCGGAGCGTGCACCTCGGTTGCTCAAAATGTACGCTAACGATGCAGTTGAGGTTGATTCCATCGCCGAGGGCCAGATCGGGGTTGTGGTTGGCCTCAAGCATGCCCGTACCGGCGATACACTGGTGGCTTGCAGCACCAATAAACCAACTCCTCCTGAACCTCTGAATACTCTCCAACTACGCCCCATCGATGTTCCACCACCCGTCTTCTTTGCCAGTGTTGAACCGCATAGTCTaagcgaggagaagcgaatGCACGAGTCGCTAGCGTTGCTCCTGCGTGAAGACCCCAGTCTCCACGTCAACATCGACGAGGACTCTGGCCAGACGCTTTTGAGCGGAATGGGAGAGCTTCATCTTGAAATCGCCCGCGACCGGCTCATCAATGACCTCAAAACCAAGGCATCTATGGGCCCCATCGAGATCGGGTATCGCGAATGTCCACTAGGAACATCTGGTCCTGTCACGAAAATCTTTGACAAAGAGATTGCAGGCCGCAAGGGCAAAGCCGGCTGTACCGCGCTGGTCGAGGTGTTCGACCCAGAgacctctccatccccagatGAAGATGCCCTCTCCGTCGAAACGGCAAACGGCAACCAAATTGTCATCCTTGCCCCAGAGCTGCAGGTCGAAACCAATAAAAAGGGCATCGAAGAAAGCCCCATCCTCCCACCAGGCTTGGACGTCGATTCCGTCCGCGCAGCAGTTCAGAACGGCTGTCTCGCGGCCCTTGCCCGTGGTCCCCAATTCACCTTCCCCATGCACAGCACCCGCGTCACTCTCTCCCTCAACCCAGCCGCCCACATATTTGGCAGCGATACCACAGCTGCGTCCCTCTCCGCCGCTGCCCGCCTAGCAACTTCCACAGCCCTCTCCAACCTTCTCTCCAATCCTGCTggcgccgcagcctcccTAGGAACATCCCTCATGGAACCTCTCATGAACGTAATTATTAGCATCGACGAAGCCAGCCTAGGTGCCGTTGTCCACGacatttcctcctcgcgggGCGGACACATCGTCTCCCTAGACGAAGAAATCCCCATCACTTCAACGAACCTCTCCACACCCAACGAAGAACTAGATGCAGACCTTCCCCCCATTGACCCAAGCAAGGTCTACGCACCCCCCGACCCATTCCAATCGTCTACCGTTGTCGACACGTCATTAGCTTCTGGTTCGGTCAATCGACCTCGCACTATCACGGCAAAGGTTCCCCTGAAAGAAATGGTGGGATATCTCAAACATCTAAGGAGCTTGAGTGCCGGACGAGGAACATTCGTTATGAGCGTTGATCGGTTTGAAAAGATGAGTCCGCCTAGACAGAAGGCTGTGCTGACGGAGTTGAGAGGTGGTTATTAG
- the VPS17 gene encoding retromer subunit VPS17 (BUSCO:EOG09261IEH;~COG:U;~EggNog:ENOG410PGQ6;~InterPro:IPR027267,IPR014461,IPR037907,IPR001683, IPR036871,IPR015404;~PFAM:PF09325,PF00787;~go_component: GO:0030904 - retromer complex [Evidence IEA];~go_function: GO:0035091 - phosphatidylinositol binding [Evidence IEA];~go_process: GO:0015031 - protein transport [Evidence IEA];~go_process: GO:0042147 - retrograde transport, endosome to Golgi [Evidence IEA]), with amino-acid sequence MDYSSISQDPDHPTGASPWASPRATEPAYPPSSTSDIPPSPLPPQHQSPYEADGSSQPGEAVDSRAPGEGDIGSPSLSEQVQNTHIGETGQPGEQQARSQVPARYQGTRQNARQPAPVYKIQAKITGLERTGKRDPILRFDVHTNIPKFRTTQYRDVRRTHAEFIKLAEHLMSANPEALVPAMPPPLTPAGAGTDEDEFRVKTSMQRWLNCILTNEVLIQDDEIVLFVESDFGYSPVVRMKQPATGVRRKYLKQFAPPPDDTPELQNARPVVKMFYLGSMDSSHKVDRIVRARRGLGLAESEFGVKIGQLHVQETHPGLSNAYRKLGKVIQTVGDYHAVQATAEATTLGEPLSYHSSDAFIVKETLTNRHILLRELLQAQQATRSKRAAADRLKVSSSVRPDKVDEAINALDEAQNQEDYLTKKTQRVTSHLLTEKRRWVERTSNDVWLGLREYTLRQIETERRTLATLESVRADIRAIDASGGLSRLGRESHPAVRRANLASSQGPRGDAWSGVPRRTDSAGRSLSGSFVAPTPEEEEEANGQGAKGRLRSPSGVSSIVEDDDDRLDARNAASRLAGSTF; translated from the exons ATGGATTACTCTAGCATTTCGCAAGACCCCGACCATCCCACGGGCGCCTCCCCCTGGGCCTCGCCTCGAGCTACAGAACCGGCTTATCCTCCATCAAGCACCAGCGATATTCCACCCTCACCGTTACCCCCGCAGCACCAGTCTCCGTACGAAGCGGACGGAAGCTCACAGCCAGGAGAAGCTGTTGATTCGAGGGCACCTGGCGAAGGAGACATTGGTTCGCCGAGTCTATCCGAGCAAGTGCAGAACACACACATAGGCGAAACCGGTCAACCTGGGGAACAGCAAGCCCGATCGCAGGTCCCCGCACGGTATCAGGGTACTAGGCAGAATGCAAGACAGCCCGCCCCAGTGTACAAAATCCAGGCAAAGATAACCGgactggaaagaactggCAAAAGAGACCCTATTCTTCGATTTGATGTTCAT ACAAATATTCCTAAATTCAGAACTACTCAATACCGCGATGTTAGGCGAACCCATGCCGAGTTTATCAAGCTTGCTGAGCATCTTATGTCGGCTAACCCGGAAGCACTTGTTCCTGCTATGCCCCCGCCTCTGACACCCGCCGGAGCAGGGACCGATGAGGACGAATTTCGCGTGAAGACGTCCATGCAGCGATGGCTGAACTGTATTTTGACCAACGAGGTCCTCATCCAGGATGACGAGATTGTCTTGTTTGTCGAAAGCGATTTCGGCTATAGTCCGGTTGTGCGCATGAAGCAGCCGGCAACAGGTGTTCGAAGAAAGTATCTGAAGCAGTTCGCACCACCCCCTGATGATACGCCAGAGCTACAGAATGCCCGCCCTGTCGTTAAGATGTTTTACCTTGGAAGCATGGATTCAAGCCATAAGGTTGATCGTATAGTCAGGGCCCGGCGAG GCTTGGGTCTCGCAGAGTCAGAATTTGGGGTGAAAATTGGGCAGCTGCATGTCCAGGAGACACATCCTGGTCTTTCCAATGCCTATCGCAAGTTAGGGAAGGTCATCCAAACCGTTGGAGACTACCACGCAGTTCAGGCAACTGCGGAGGCAACGACTCTTGGGGAACCCCTCAGTTATCATTCATCCGACGCATTCATTGTCAAGGAGACCCTCACTAACCGCCACATCCTCCTTCGAGAACTCCTtcaagcccagcaggccACTCGCAGTAAGCGCGCAGCGGCAGATCGACTGAAGGTCAGCTCATCTGTTCGCCCGGACAAGGTGGACGAAGCCATAAATGCGCTTGACGAGGCCCAGAACCAAGAGGACTATCTCACCAAAAAGACCCAAAGAGTGACCTCTCACCTGTTGACGGAGAAGCGCCGTTGGGTTGAACGGACGTCCAATGATGTATGGTTGGGCCTGCGAGAATACACGCTGCGGCAGATTGAGACTGAGCGCAGGACACTTGCCACACTGGAGAGTGTACGAGCTGACATTCGCGCAATCGACGCATCTGGTGGCCTTAGCCGCCTGGGACGTGAAAGCCACCCCGCTGTGCGACGCGCAAACCTCGCCTCGAGTCAAGGTCCTAGAGGTGACGCATGGAGTGGGGTTCCACGTCGGACTGATAGTGCTGGACGTAGCCTAAGCGGCAGTTTTGTTGCTCCCAcccctgaagaagaggaggaggcgaaTGGCCAAGGAGCCAAGGGACGTTTACGTTCACCTAGCGGTGTCAGTTCCATTGttgaagacgatgacgaccgGCTTGACGCCCGAAATGCCGCTAGCAGACTAGCTGGCAGCACCTTTTGA
- a CDS encoding putative nucleoside-diphosphate-sugar epimerase (COG:S;~EggNog:ENOG410PHFD;~InterPro:IPR036291,IPR016040;~PFAM:PF01118) — protein MAPLKIFLTGATGYIGGDVLYAVSQAHPDWQVSVLVRNKDKAAKLSSEYPNARVALGDLDSSTIIEEETKNANIVFHCADCDHVASAVAIAKGAAHHTAQNPLWLIHTSGTGILTVEDFRTNTWGFERAKQHDDWEGVDELLNLPEDALHRNVDKIIIEAGQRSPDSVKVAVVCPPTIYGPGRGPGNQKSVQAYWLTAAVLKRKKGFLVGEGKNVWHQVHVQDLGDLYRLLGDAAAAGGGKATWNNKGYYLAENGAFVWGDVQRAVAKAAYEKKLIPSAEVEPISDAQVAELNEFGLYAWGSSSRGWSYRGKKLLGWSPRRPSLLGLIPSIVDIEAKDLGLA, from the exons ATGGCGCCTCTAAAGATATTTCT TACTGGAGCAACTGGATACATCGGAGGTGATGTGCTCTATGCAGTATCCCAAGCCCACCCCGACTGGCAAGTTTCTGTCCTCGTCCGCAACAAGGACAAGGCGGCCAAGTTGTCTAGCGAATACCCTAACGCGAGAGTTGCCCTGGGAGACTTGGACTCTTCCACTATAATTGAGGAGGAGACTAAGAACGCAAATATTGTATTCC ACTGCGCTGATTGTGATCATGTCGCGTCTGCTGTTGCTATCGCCAAAGGTGCAGCCCACCACACTGCTCAAAATCCCTTGTGGTTGATCCACACATCGGGAACTGGTATCTTGACAGTTGAGGATTTCCGTACAAACACATGGGGATTTGAAAGGGCCAAGCAGCATGACGACTGGGAAGGTGTTGACGAATTGTTGAACCTCCCCGAAGACGCTCTACACCGAAACGTGGACAAGATTATTATCGAGGCTGGGCAACGTTCACCCGATAGTGTCAAGGTGGCCGTCGTTTGCCCTCCTACGATTTACGGCCCCGGACGCGGACCCGGAAACCAGAAGAGTGTCCAGGCATACTGGCTTACTGCTGCCGTcctgaagaggaagaagggttTCCTAGTTGGTGAAGGAAAGAACGTCTGGCATCAGGTCCACGTTCAGGACTTGGGCGACCTCTACCGCCTCTTgggagatgcagcagctgctgggggtggcAAGGCCACCTGGAATAACAAGGGGTACTACTTGGCTGAGAACGGCGCCTTCGTTTGGGGAGATGTTCAAAGAGCTGTTGCTAAGGCAGCCTATGAGAAGAAACTCATCCCTTCGGCCGAGGTTGAGCCCATCAGTGATGCGCAGGTGGCGGAGCTGAATGAGTTTGGGCTCTATGCTTGGGGAAGCAGCTCAAGGGGCTGGTCATACCGCGGAAAGAAGCTCCTGGGTTGGTCGCCTCGACGGCCTAGTTTGCTGGGGCTCATTCCATCGATTGTCGATATTGAAGCCAAGGACCTAGGGTTGGCCTGA